The region GCGATAGTCGCATCTCGATCTGTATCGTCTCTAAAATCTAATAAATTATCTAAAAATGTTCTTATGCTTTTAAACAAGCCTTCAGCATCCTTTTTTACAGCTTCTTTTTTCTGCTCGACAGCATCCACTTGTTGCTCCTCATCAGAGAAGTTAAATTTATTTTCTTTAGGTTCGTTGTTTTGTTCCATAGTTAAAACCTATCCATAATGTTCTCCAAATTTGTCTTTGACGTTTTGGAGCACTTTTTTAATATCTTGTTCTTTTGTCTTCGGAAAGATAAGCAAAACTTCGTCTTTATCCACAATAATATAATCTTGCAATCCATCTACTACCACTAGCTTACCTGCTTTGGTACGTATCATGTTTCCTGATGCATCTTCGGTTAAGGTTTTAGCATTAACAACTGCATTATTATCTTGGTCTTTATCTAGTTTGTCATACAAACTTCCCCAAGTTCCTAAGTCGTTCCAATCAAATGTAGCAGGTATGACATATACGTTTTTAGACGGTTCCATAATCGCGTAATCTACAGAGATGTTTTCCGCTTTAGCGTAATTATCTTTTATAAAATTATCTTCTGCATCTGTATTATAGGCAGCGATTCCAGATTTAAATAAGTCGAATAATTCTGGTTGGTTATTTTTGAAAGCTTTAATCACACTTGCCACACTCCACATAAAAATACCAGCATTCCATAAAAAATTACCTTGAGACAGAAACTGCTTAGCAGTCTCGTAATCTGGTTTTTCTCTAAACTGAATCACTGGATGAATCCCATTAGTAGCCTCACCACTTTCTATGTAACCATACCCAGTATTAGGAAAGGTTGGTGTAATACCTAGCGTCATTAACGCATCGTTTTGCTCACAAAACTGAAACGCTTGCTGGACGTTTTGGCTAAATGCGTTTTCGTCTTCTATCCAGTGGTCACTAGGTGCCACAATCATGACTGCATCAGGATTTTCTTTTTGTATTTTTAAACTAGCATACAAAATACAAGGCGCTGTATTGCGCATAGCAGGTTCTAACACCACTTGACGTTGCGTCACTTCTGGCAATTGCTGCAGGACTAAATCGTTATATTTTTCATTGGTTAAAATGAAAATATTCTCTTTTGGAATCACCTGACTTAATCGGCTAAATGTTTTTTGGATTAGCGTGTCACCAGTCCCAAGCATATCATGAAACTGCTTTGGAAACTGCTCTGTACTAATTGGCCAAAACCGTGAGCCTACTCCACCTGCCATTAAAATGGCGTAATAATTTTTATTCATATGTTGTTGTCATTGCGAGACCTTCAGGTCGAAGCAATCTTTTTTAATAACTTAACTTTTAACTAGTTCCTTTTTCCTTCTAACTTTTCACTATTCACTTTTCACTATTCACTTTTCACTTTTAACTCTCCACCAGCTCCACTTCAGCATTCGCATTAAACAGATACACTTTACCAGATTTAAGCTCGACGCACTCGTGACGCGTACGTCGTTTAGCGCCTTTTTTAAACACACGTCCATTAGGTGTTTTAAAGGTTTGGTGCAAAGGTACTTCAAATATAAAGGTTTTATTATTTGGTGCGTCAAATTGCTTTAAGGCATAAGCGAGTTGCACGTCTGTGTCGCTGGACGCTTTTGGGTTTTTAAAATGTTGGGCTAACACTGGTAAAATGGTGTCCGGAAACACCTCTGGATTAATAAATGGTAACATTAAATGTTGGAAGGTACGCTTCCACTCTGCACCATGTGGTTTTATGAAACGACCATAGTTTTGAAAAGCTTCCAGATGTGCAATCTCATGGATTAGCGTGATTAAAAAACGGTATTTATTAAGGCTACCATTAACTGTAATTTGGTGTTTACCATTGGGTAATTTGCGGTAATCACCATGTCTGGTTTTACGTTCTTTTTTAACCAACACACTTAGGTTATCACGTTCTAACAGTTGTAAGACGTTGGGGACAGACGCTTCTGGAATATAATAAGATATGGTGTGCTGCATGACTGCAAAAATAGAAGATTTTACCGAGAAAAATACGTAGTTCTACGTATTTCATAGCGTAGGAAAAGGTTGTAACTTGGGTGAAATTTGATATAATATATTTGTACTAAGTATATCAAGGTATTGAAATAGTTTTATATCAGTTAATTTAGGCATAACTTAAACTACTCAACACAATTTAGAGAATGAAATTAAAAATGACTATCAATAAAATAAAGTCTATTGAAAATCTGACGATAGAATTACCAGTTGATAAAGGATTATATGCATTAACTGGACAGAATGGTGCTGGAAAAAGTACAGTAGCAACCTGTGCCTCAAGTGTATTCTTCAACATGACTATGAAAGACTATTTTGGAAAAACTGACAAAGAAGCCTTTATTAGTTTTGAATATGATGGAGCTTCCAAAATCTATAAAAAAAATAGTTATGGAAAATGGTATAGTTCAAAAAACGGACATATCGATTTAAAAGGTTTTTATGAAGGAAGTTTAATTTTTGGAAATAGATTTAGAAATACTAACTATAACAACTTAAGAAAATTAGACCGCATTAGTGATAGCTACTTGAAAAAAGCACCTGAGTTTATAAGAGAAAATTTAGGTTTAATTCTTCATAATAATAAAGAATTTTACGAAAAACTATTTAGAGTTAATCCATCATCAATTAGCCATATAGCAAAATTCTATGGAGACATATTTTATTATGAAATACACGGAAAAAAAGTCAGTCAATTTCATATGTCGACTGGAGAAAATTTACTTATTAGTATTCTAAACTCTCTGAATATTAGAAATACAGACAGAAAAACAATAGACACACCTTGCATCCTACTTTTAGACGAAGTAGAACTTGCATTACATCCATCTTCATTAAAGCGATTAGTAGTCTTTTTAAAGGAAATTTCTAAGCAATTCAATTACTCTGTTTATTTTTCAACTCATTCCCTAGAGTTAATTAGTTCAATTAAGCCAGATAATATTTTCTTTCTCGATAGACATAGCGACCATTCACTTGAACTTATAAACCCATGTTACCCTGCATATGCAACACGAATGCTTTATGACCATACTGGATACGATTATATAATATTAGTCGAAGATGATTTAGCTAAAGAGATTATTAAAAGACTATTGAGACAAAATTCTTTATGGGGAAATAAACTTATATATATATTGCCTTGTGGAGGTTTTACAAATGTTATTGATTTAGCGCAAGAGGTCGTATCAAGTAATTTGGTTGGTAAAACTTCAAGTATTAGTCTTATTCTTGATGCTGATATTAAAGAGCAAGCCAAAAAATATATTACTAAAAATAATATTGCTAATAATATACCCTTAAATTTTCTTCCTATTGAAAGTTTAGAAAAATATTTAAAATCCAAATTATTTGACAACGTTGACCACAAACTGTTCCGTCATCTTAATGATTTCGTTTTTCATCAAGTAAGTTTAAACGAGATAATTGATGAATACCGTAGTTCAAAGGATTTTGAAAATGACAATAATGGAAAAAAATTATACTCTAGAATTGACAAAGAATTAAGAGCGCGAAATAAGGATAGAACCGAAATTATTGAGATGGTTGTAGATTATCTCACTGCAAATGATAAAATAAGTATAGATAAAATAGTTGCTTTTTTAAAAGCCCAATTCGAATAAAAAAACTAAGTCTAACAATGTACTTAAAAAACATCGCAAGTAATTACTAAAATTATTTATTGAGTGTTTTATAAAGTCGCCTAATTTTAAAATTTGACGACTTCTAAGTTTTAAGTTTAAGGATAAATAGTAAAACTTAAATATTCATCTTTTATTTTATCAGAAAAGTTAATCATTTTTTTGGCAGTACTTTACATGCACAAATACTTTCAACAATCTATTCAAACATTCCCACAATCAATTAACATTCCTTTAAACAAAAACGCTATTCTGTTTTGTATCTTTAAGTATGAAACAGATCACACTTTTAGCACTACTTTTTATGGCAGCAACTACTGGATTAACTATTGATTTTGGACAAGATAAAGCTGGAGATACTTGGCGTATTGTTAATGATGGTGTGATGGGTGGATTGTCACAATCTTCTGCTACGTTAACCGAAGATACGGTTCTATTTAAAGGCGACGTGAGTCTAGAAAATAATGGTGGTTTTGCTAGTATGCGTACCTTAATTACAGAAGGTGCTTTAAAAGACTGTAAGACCATGACGATACGTTTTAAAAGCAGTAGTACAAATAGGACGTTTGGATTGTCGCTTAAAAATAGTCAGCAGTATTATATACCATACTACAAACATACCTTTACACCTAAAACTACAGATTGGGAAATACTAACGGTTAATTTATCCGACTTTAAACATTACCGTATTAGTGAGGTGATTGGCAACGAGATGCCTAAAAAAGCGTTAGACGATGTGTTTAATATTGCACTAATTATTAGCGATAAAAAAGCAGGTCCTTTTGATATTGAGATTGATTATATTACATTTGAGTAATATAACACCCTAATTAACATTTAGTTACATTGACTTTTAACTTACATAAATGGTTATTTAGCATTACTGTAGTTGCTCTACTAGTGTCTTTTTCTGGTTATGCAACGACTAGTTCTGAAGTTATAACACCTACCACAGAATGGATTAAAAACTCAAACACTAAAGACCAATCTAATACTTTTTATGTGGACTTTAGTTTTGAAGATTCACCAATGTCTTCTTTTGTATTTTATGAGTCTAAATTTTCAACTTTCCTGTTACAAATTAAAAAGCAAAATCTGTTACGTTTAAAAACTCAACATGTTATTTTTAATCATTACAAGCGTACTTATCTTAATAGACTAATCAAACCTAATTACGTACATCATTCTGTGAGCAACTAATTATTTAAATAGGGCTAACGTCAACTTTTCTGTTTTAAATAATTAAAAAACTCATCAAATGAATTTAAAAAGAGGACTACGCTTAGTTGCATTAGTCTTATTTATAGCTATAGCTTGTGTATTACCATTTCCTATGACTTTTAAAAGAAAGGACAATTTACCAAAAGACTTAATAGAGCAAATTGATAAGACAACAAAAACTGATGAAGAAGATGTTAATAAAGAGGCTTTTAATTAAGCACTTGTTTAGAGTAACACCATTTTAACTGATTGTTTATTAAATATAGCGCATAAAAAAACCGCTTCCAACCAACAAGAAAGCGGTTTCACACTAAAATTCCGAAAAATTATTTCGGCATTACTACAGTATCAATCGCATGAATCACGCCATTTGAGGCTGCTACATCTGCTATAACTACTTTAGACTTATTTCCTTTTTCATCGGTTAATATTACACTGTCACCATCTAATGATGCAACTAGTTTTCCACCTTGTACAGTAGCTACTTCAAAAGCACCATCGTTAGATTTGATAGCATCTACTACTGCTGCTGCTTCAAATTTTCCTGATACCACGTGGTATGTCAGTACTGCTGTTAAGGTTGCTTTATTTTCTGGTTTTAGTAAGTTTGCTACTGTACCTTCTGGTAATTTTGCAAACGCATCGTTGGTTGGTGCAAATACAGTAAATGGTCCATCACCACTTAATGTCTCTACTAATTCTGCTGCATTTACTGCTGCTACTAATGTAGAAAAGTTGTCATTTCCTACTGCTACACCTACAATGTTTGGAGTGCTTTGCATCTCTTTTTTAGCCTCGTCTGTGTTTACTGCTACTTCTTTTTTAGCATCATCCATAGTGGTTTCTGCGTCTTTTTGTGCGTCTTTACAAGAAGTCAATCCTAATAGTCCGACCATTGCAAACGCCATAAATACATTTTTAGTTTTCATAGTTTTATTTTTAAGTTTACCCAAAGATAGATAGTGATCTTATTAAAACTATCACAATTTTGTTTAAAGTTTAGTTAAAATTATTAAACAAAAATATATCGTAATAAAAAACCGATACATAATCAACGCATCGGTTATTGTTATTTACATGGTTTAGACTTAAAAATCAAAGCCTACAGAAAATTGCCACACTCTGTTACTTGGCTTACCATCGTCATAGATATCTCCTAATCCTAAGTGGTAACGTACACCAAAACTAACACCTGCATCAGTCTTAAATCCAGCTCCGAAATTAACTCCGTAATCAAAACTATTTGGCTCAAACTCTTGCGATGTATCAAACAAATTGAAGTTAGCATCAAACGTTTCTTTATGAGATATAGCGTATCCAATTTGTGGACCAGCTTCTAGATAAAAGGTACTTACAGGATATAATTTTAAACTTAACGGTAGATTGATGTAGTTTAATTTTTGAGTAAATGTTCCACTGTCGTTTTTTATTTCATACCCTTGTTGCGAGTATAATAATTCTATTTGGATGGATGCAAAATCACTAAAATAAGACTCGCCATAAAGTCCTATATGAAATCCGCTTCTCTGACCAGTTTCTCCGTCTCCATCATACTCGACAGATGCAAGGCTATAACCGCCTTTTAATCCTCCGTTAGACTGTAGTTTTGTGTCATTATCTTGTGCGTTTGCAAAATATAATGCACCAAAAATTAACACGATTGATAAACATTTAATTTTCATAATTTATAAGATTTTTAGTTTGTTATTTTATAAATACGAAAAAAAAATATGCTTGGTTTTTAAAAAAAATTACATGCGTTCAGGCACGTTGATTCCCAATAAGTTAAATCCATTTTTTATAGTGTTAGCGACAACTTTGGAGAGTTGTACTCTAAATACAATCTCATTTTGCGTGTCTGCACTAAGTATAGTGACATTTTGATAAAAGCTATTAAATGCTTTAACCAAATCGTAGGTATAATTAGCAATTAATGCTGGACTATGTTGACTAGCTGCTTGCTGAATAACTTCTGGAAACAGTTGTAAGTGTTTAATTACTTCACGCTCTTTGTCGTGTAAAGAAATTTCGTTTGTATTTAAAGTAATAGCAGAGTCTATATTTGCTTTACGCAAAATAGACTGTATTCTTGCATACGTGTATTGAATAAATGGTCCTGTATTACCTTGAAAATCTATAGATTCTTTGGGATCAAAAAGGATTCGTTTTTTAGGATCTACTTTTAAGATGTAATATTTTAAAGCACCTAGACCTATGGTTTTATACAAATCTTGCTTTTCTTGCTCTGTATAACCATCTAGTTTTCCTAAGTCTTCAGAAATGGTTTGAGCGGTATCTGCCATTTCGACAATTAAATCGTCTGCATCCACAACAGTACCTTCTCTACTCTTCATTTTTCCAGAAGGTAAGTCGACCATTCCGTAGCTTAAATGATATAGATTTTTTGCCCATTCAAATCCAAGTTTCTTAATAATTAAAAACAGTACTTGAAAATGATATTCTTGCTCGTTTCCAACCGTATATACCATTCCGCCAACATCAGGAAAGTCTTTAGCACGCTGTATAGCTGTACCAATATCTTGTGTCATGTACACAGCAGTTCCGTCTGAACGTAGTACAATTTTTTCGTCTAAACCATCTTCGGTTAAATCGCACCACACAGATCCATCGTCTTTTTTATAAAATACGCCAGATTTTAATCCTTCAGCAATAAATTCTTTTCCTAATAAATAGGTTTGACTTTCATAATACAACTTATCAAAATCGACACCTAAGTTTTTGTATGTGGTATTAAAACCATCGTATACCCAACCATTCATAGTGTCCCATAAAGCCACAACCTCTTTATCTCCTGCTTCCCATTGTTGTAGCATTTGTTGTGCTTCCAATAAAATAGGCGCTTCTTTTTTTGCTTCTTCTTCAGTTTTACCTTGAGCTACTAACGCTGCAATTTCTTTTTTATATTCTTGGTCAAACTTAACGTAGTAATTACCGACTAATTTATCGCCTTTTAATCCTGTAGATTCTGGCGTTTTACCATTACCAAAACGTTGCCAAGCCAACATGCTTTTGCAAATATGAATCCCTCTATCGTTTATTATCTGCGTTTTATAGACTTTTTTTCCTGAAGCCTTTAAAATTTCAGACACACTATACCCTAATAAGTTATTACGTATATGTCCAAGGTGTAATGGTTTGTTGGTATTGGGTGAAGAATACTCCACCATTACCGCTTTGTTTTTAGTATTAACGTCAACAAAACCAAAACGCTCTTCCTCCTTTATTGTATTAAAATAATTGACAAAATAGGACGCTGCAATTTCTAGATTTAAAAACCCTTTAACCACATTGAAGCCTTCAACATCTGCTACATGTTCTACAAGGTAGTTACCAATAGCTTCTCCAATTTGCACAGGATTACCTTTAACCACGCGCAACATTGGGAAAACAACTAAGGTGATATCTCCAGCAAACTCTTTTCTGGTTGCTTGAAATTCTACCGATTCTAAATTAGCATTGTAAATGGTAGATACTGCTTGTCTTACTGCTTGCGTTAAAGTGGCTTGAAGGCTCATTTTTTGTTACATTTTTAGAGCGCAAAGATAGCATTTTTATTGAATGAATATTATTCGACTATCTTAATAAAATCTCGATTAAAATTCATCAAAATATAACTTGAAAAAATAAATTAACCTTTTAGCTAATTTTTTGGTATTACCTCTTAAAAATTATGATAACAATATATTAATAGTCATTTTTAACATCGAAGGAAAATCCCTCTAATTTTCTTCTTTTAATTAAACTAACAAATAAGTCGTTAACTTAAGTTAAATCAAGCACATTTTTTGTGCAATTTGTCTTACTTTTGTTTTTGATGTTGTATACTTAAATGAAGAGACTATTTGTCCTTATTTTTTTATTCTGTTTTGCATTTGGTTTTTCACAAGATGAAGAGCTAGACAGCTTAACTATTCAGTTGGCTTATCAAAGTCCTGACTCTTCAAAAGTGGATACTTCTGTTAGTATTATCAAATTGCTTTTTGATAAAAAAGATTACAGCAAAGCACAAAAATTTATTACTCTAAGTGAAGATTTAGCCAAAGATTTAAACTACAAGAAAGGTTTAGCTGAAATTACATACTATAAAGCAAAAATTGGTAATGAGCAAGGCGATGTTGCACAAGCCATAAGACATTTTAAAAACGCAAAATCGCTATACGCTTCCATAAAAGATACTATATCGATAGCTAAAGTTAATAGTAACTTAGGCGTTTTAGAGATTAAAAACGGAAATTATAAAGACGGTTTAGCGTATGCATTATCTGCAATTAACGAATTAGAAAAAAGAGGTCTTTTTGAAGAGTTGTCTAAAAACTATGATAATCTTGCCAACACATATGAAACTACTGGCAATCTCGAAAAAGCAATTACTTACTACCTGAAAAAACTAGATGTTGACAATAGATCTAACAACATTGAAGGATTAATTAGCACCAATAAAAATCTTGGTGACATTTACACCAAAAAAGAAAACTACAATCAAGCAGTAAGCTATTACGAAAGTGCTTTAGGATATGCTAGTTCTAGTGACGAAAA is a window of Olleya sp. YS DNA encoding:
- a CDS encoding mannose-1-phosphate guanylyltransferase; protein product: MNKNYYAILMAGGVGSRFWPISTEQFPKQFHDMLGTGDTLIQKTFSRLSQVIPKENIFILTNEKYNDLVLQQLPEVTQRQVVLEPAMRNTAPCILYASLKIQKENPDAVMIVAPSDHWIEDENAFSQNVQQAFQFCEQNDALMTLGITPTFPNTGYGYIESGEATNGIHPVIQFREKPDYETAKQFLSQGNFLWNAGIFMWSVASVIKAFKNNQPELFDLFKSGIAAYNTDAEDNFIKDNYAKAENISVDYAIMEPSKNVYVIPATFDWNDLGTWGSLYDKLDKDQDNNAVVNAKTLTEDASGNMIRTKAGKLVVVDGLQDYIIVDKDEVLLIFPKTKEQDIKKVLQNVKDKFGEHYG
- a CDS encoding SprT-like domain-containing protein; translation: MQHTISYYIPEASVPNVLQLLERDNLSVLVKKERKTRHGDYRKLPNGKHQITVNGSLNKYRFLITLIHEIAHLEAFQNYGRFIKPHGAEWKRTFQHLMLPFINPEVFPDTILPVLAQHFKNPKASSDTDVQLAYALKQFDAPNNKTFIFEVPLHQTFKTPNGRVFKKGAKRRTRHECVELKSGKVYLFNANAEVELVES
- a CDS encoding AAA family ATPase gives rise to the protein MKLKMTINKIKSIENLTIELPVDKGLYALTGQNGAGKSTVATCASSVFFNMTMKDYFGKTDKEAFISFEYDGASKIYKKNSYGKWYSSKNGHIDLKGFYEGSLIFGNRFRNTNYNNLRKLDRISDSYLKKAPEFIRENLGLILHNNKEFYEKLFRVNPSSISHIAKFYGDIFYYEIHGKKVSQFHMSTGENLLISILNSLNIRNTDRKTIDTPCILLLDEVELALHPSSLKRLVVFLKEISKQFNYSVYFSTHSLELISSIKPDNIFFLDRHSDHSLELINPCYPAYATRMLYDHTGYDYIILVEDDLAKEIIKRLLRQNSLWGNKLIYILPCGGFTNVIDLAQEVVSSNLVGKTSSISLILDADIKEQAKKYITKNNIANNIPLNFLPIESLEKYLKSKLFDNVDHKLFRHLNDFVFHQVSLNEIIDEYRSSKDFENDNNGKKLYSRIDKELRARNKDRTEIIEMVVDYLTANDKISIDKIVAFLKAQFE
- a CDS encoding CIA30 family protein codes for the protein MKQITLLALLFMAATTGLTIDFGQDKAGDTWRIVNDGVMGGLSQSSATLTEDTVLFKGDVSLENNGGFASMRTLITEGALKDCKTMTIRFKSSSTNRTFGLSLKNSQQYYIPYYKHTFTPKTTDWEILTVNLSDFKHYRISEVIGNEMPKKALDDVFNIALIISDKKAGPFDIEIDYITFE
- a CDS encoding fasciclin domain-containing protein; translated protein: MKTKNVFMAFAMVGLLGLTSCKDAQKDAETTMDDAKKEVAVNTDEAKKEMQSTPNIVGVAVGNDNFSTLVAAVNAAELVETLSGDGPFTVFAPTNDAFAKLPEGTVANLLKPENKATLTAVLTYHVVSGKFEAAAVVDAIKSNDGAFEVATVQGGKLVASLDGDSVILTDEKGNKSKVVIADVAASNGVIHAIDTVVMPK
- a CDS encoding porin family protein — translated: MKIKCLSIVLIFGALYFANAQDNDTKLQSNGGLKGGYSLASVEYDGDGETGQRSGFHIGLYGESYFSDFASIQIELLYSQQGYEIKNDSGTFTQKLNYINLPLSLKLYPVSTFYLEAGPQIGYAISHKETFDANFNLFDTSQEFEPNSFDYGVNFGAGFKTDAGVSFGVRYHLGLGDIYDDGKPSNRVWQFSVGFDF
- the argS gene encoding arginine--tRNA ligase; the encoded protein is MSLQATLTQAVRQAVSTIYNANLESVEFQATRKEFAGDITLVVFPMLRVVKGNPVQIGEAIGNYLVEHVADVEGFNVVKGFLNLEIAASYFVNYFNTIKEEERFGFVDVNTKNKAVMVEYSSPNTNKPLHLGHIRNNLLGYSVSEILKASGKKVYKTQIINDRGIHICKSMLAWQRFGNGKTPESTGLKGDKLVGNYYVKFDQEYKKEIAALVAQGKTEEEAKKEAPILLEAQQMLQQWEAGDKEVVALWDTMNGWVYDGFNTTYKNLGVDFDKLYYESQTYLLGKEFIAEGLKSGVFYKKDDGSVWCDLTEDGLDEKIVLRSDGTAVYMTQDIGTAIQRAKDFPDVGGMVYTVGNEQEYHFQVLFLIIKKLGFEWAKNLYHLSYGMVDLPSGKMKSREGTVVDADDLIVEMADTAQTISEDLGKLDGYTEQEKQDLYKTIGLGALKYYILKVDPKKRILFDPKESIDFQGNTGPFIQYTYARIQSILRKANIDSAITLNTNEISLHDKEREVIKHLQLFPEVIQQAASQHSPALIANYTYDLVKAFNSFYQNVTILSADTQNEIVFRVQLSKVVANTIKNGFNLLGINVPERM